CGCGGCGGCCGAAAAACGGCGCAGCCGGGCGCCCGTGCCGAAAAAGAGCGCAGCGCCGGCGGTGCGGCCTTCGCATCGGGTGAGCCTCGTCGTCGTCGGGGCCTCCACGGGCGGCCCGCAAGCGCTCACGCGCCTCTTCACCTCCTTGCCGCGCGATTTTCCGGTGCCCGTCGTCGCTGCCCTGCACATCCCGCCGGGGTACACCGATGCGCTCGCGCGCAGGATCGACGAATCGAGCGCGCTCTCGGTCAAGGAGGCCGCGGACGACCAGGAGCTCGAGCCCGGGCAGGTGATCCTCGCGCGTGGAGGCACGCACATCCGGGTCGAGCGCAGGGCCGGGCGGCCTTATGCGCGCCGCGAGGGCGGCCCTGTCGAGGCCTTGCACCGCCCGTCGGTGGATCTCCTGTTCCGGAGCGCGGCCGAAGAGTTCGGCGCGGGCGTGCTCGGCGTGGTGCTGACGGGGATGGGCAACGACGGCCTCGCGGGCGCGCGCGCCATTCACGAGGCCGGCGGGAGGGTATTGGTCGAGGCGGAGTCGTCTTGTGTCGTTTATGGGATGCCGCGTTCTGTGCGTGACGCGGGCCTCGCGGCGGGAGAGGCGACGATCGACGAGATGGGCGAGCTCCTCGTGCGACACGTCGCCTGAGGAGCCGCCGCGAGCGCTACGGAATCAGGGACAGGTCTTGCCGGCGATGCTCGTGACTTCGCTCACGCACACGCTGTCCCACGAGGTGTTGCAGCAATAAGGATCCGCATTGCAGACGGCCGTCACGACGCCCTCCGGATCGCAGCCCTTCGTGAGCTTCGTGCCGGTCACGCACGGGCTGTGCGCGCAGGTGGAGGCCACGCACTCGTTGCTGCCGCCGATGCTGGAGACCTCGCTCACGCACTGGCTGTCCCACGCCGTGCTGCAGCAATACGGGTCGGCGGCGCAGACGGCCGCGACGACGGAGCCACACGCCGACGCGTCGAGGGCCGTGCCGGTCACGCACTTGTCATGCGCGCAATCGCCGGGCGGCGGCGGCGGCGGGGGCGGCGGCGGCGGCGGCGGCGGCGGCGCGGACGTGGCGCGATACGTGTCCCACTGGTTCTGCATGCGGGTGATCTGCCCCGGCGAGAACGTGTTCATGCAGGCGTCATCGCTGTAGTCCATGAAGTTGGTGATCGGGTCGGCGCCTCCGCCGGAGCAGGTATCGCGGCCCGTCGGGCAGCCGCTGGCCGCCGAGGCCTCGGCGGGCGTATCCGAGACCGAATCGCCGGGCGCCGCGCAGCCGCCCTGGAACGTGTGGTAGAGGCCCAGCCAGTGGCCGACCTCGTGCGTGCCGGTGTCGCCCTGGTTGTAGGGCGACGCGGTGCCGCCGGGGACCGAGGAGTAGAGCAGCACGACGCCGTCTTCGCTGGGCGTGCTGCTGTACCACGAGGGGAACGTCGCCCAGCCGAGCAGGCCGCCGCCGGGGCTCGCCGTGTAGATGTTGAGGGCGTTCGAGCCGCCCTTGCGCAGCGTGGACTTGGCGCTCGCCTCGGCCGACGAGTCCGGCGCCATCGTGTACCAGGACGAGTTCGTCGTCCGGTCGACCGCCGCGAGCTCGAACTTGAAGCCGGCGCTCGCGAAGGCGTTGTTGAGCACCGTCATCTGCGCGTCGATCTGGCTCTGCGGGATGTCGCCGTTCGAGATGCCCGTGCCCTTCCGGATCACGTGGAAGTACACGGGGATCGTGACGGGGCCCGTGAAGGCGTAGGGCGGGCGCACCACCTTGATTCGCTCGAACTCCCCTTCGACGCGCACGAGCTCGTCCGCGGGCAGGTTCTTCACGCCGCACGCGCGCCCGGGGTGCGCCGCGAGCTCGTCCGCGGGGATCGCGTCGTTCACGAGGTCGTCGTCGACGTCGGCGCGGGTGTCGTCCGGCGCCTCCACGGCGCAACCACCGCCGAGCGAAGCGGCTCCGAAGAACAGGCCCCCGAGGGCGACCAGGTGATGGACTCGTTTCATGGAAATCTCCCTTCTTCTCCAGCGAAGCGACAGGCGGGAGAACCTATCAGTCCCGTACGGTTCGACTCAACCGAAACCGCCGCGGCCACAAGCGATGCGGGGAGAGTGAAATTGCCTGACGGGGACGGACGTGCGGGAATGGCTGGAGCGCCGCGTGTCCGTGAGCCTCGTTTTGGGCGCATTTCTGGTATCGGCGGTCCTCCGACGCTTCCCGGTCGTACGTCCATTGCGCGTATCTGGACCGATTCCCATTTCTCCTTGCCGAGCACACATTCCACGCTAGCTTCCCGGTGTCTCGTCGCTGGGTGAGAGCGCGAACACCGCGCAGACGACACAGGGGCCCCTCATGGCCCTGGTCGGCCCGCCCCGAGGGGACGCGCGTTTGTCTGGGAATCGCGGCGGAAGGCGCACGACGTGCGCCGGAGTCCGCGCGGCGCAGGCAGGCGAGGGTTTCGCTCGGCATCCTCGGATGTCGAGCCCATGCATCATCACGTGAAGAAGAGGGAGACGACCATGAATACGACTAAGCTTATCTCGTTCGGCGGCATGATGGTGTTCGGCGCGCTCGTCACGGTGAGCGGTTGTAACAACCTGGAGGACGGCGGCAATGCGGCGGAGGAGGGTGACGTGGCGAGCGTCAACCTGGCCGTCAATGGCGTCTTCGACTACAACTCGATGGAGGTCATCGCGGTCCGTGACGGCGACGCGGATGCAAAGTATCCGTGCGTCAACTACGCCAAGGGGTGCTTCAACTTCCCCCCGAATTCGGGCGGCGTCCCGGAGCCCGCGGATTACGGCGCGAAGGACTTCGAAGACCTCTGCCCGACCGAAAACGTGAACAAGCCCGGGGACGAGGGGAAGAGCGGGAAGTGGAAGTTCTTCATCAGGATCTTCAACAACCTGAACTGCACTGGCGAGGAGATCACCGGGAAGAACTTCGACTGCTACGACCCCGAGAACCTCCCCACGCTCGCCGATGCGAACCAGAGCCGCTGGGAGGATCTCGACCCGGGGGAGAACGAGAACGTCTTCCTCTGCGTGTCGCAGAACGCCGAGAAGACCTTCGACCTCACCTCGTGCGCCAAGAAGGATCCTCCCGCCGGCGCCGACAGCTCGTACGCCTGCGGCTGCGAAAAGGTTGCGGGGGCGTGCAATTGCGGCTTCGACGAGACCACGCTCCCCGGGGCCTGCATCGTCGACCCGACGGAGCATTGCAGGGTGGTCTGCACCGTCGGCCCCTGATCCCGGGGCTCCGCGGGGCGAGGTGGGCGGAGGGCGCGACGGCGAGTTGTCTCGCGCCCTCGAACCACCTACCCTGTCCCGCCATGTCGGCTCGACGCTTTTCCTACCTCGCCCTCCTGGTCCTCGGGGCCGCCTCCTGCTCCCGCTCCAACAAAACCTCCGAGGAGGGCGCCGCGGCCGCCTCCGCCAGCGCCTCCGCCGCGGCGCCGCCGCCGGCCCCTTCGGTCCGGACGAGCCCTCCGGAGGTCGAGGTCTCCCACGTCGAGCTGCTCGACGCCTACGAGGCGAACGCCGCGCAGGCGGGGGCGCGATTCCAGGGCAAACACGTGCTCGTCCGCGGCAAGCTCGGCGAGGTCGTGAAGGGCGCGGGGGGGACGGTCGTCACGATGCCCAAGGAGACGAAGCCCGACGCCCCTTCCGTTCGTTGCCTCGTGCGTGAAGGCGAGGTCGCCGAGCTCGCGGCGCTGAAGGCCGACGATCCGCTCGACGTGGTGGGCAAGGTCGTGAAATTCGAGAAACACGTCGAGCTCGAGGGCTGCGTCGTGAACACGCAGATCAAGGCCTGCCGGGTCGTGGCGAAGGCGCTCGGGCGCGGCACGTGCGAGCAGGACCGCGAAGCGCTCGGCGCGCGCCTCGTGCTCGGCGCGGAGCAAGCGTCCCTCGTCTGCGGCAGCCCTGCCGGATTCGAGGCGTGGCGCGCGAAGACGGCGAGCCTGCCGCCCGAGGAGCGCGCCGGGCGCATGATCAGCGTGGATACGACCTCGTGCCACCTCACGCACGAATCGCTGAGCCCGCGGCTGGCCGTGGAATTCAGCTCGGCGCTCGCGCGCGTGCGGTGGGAGAATGGCGTGCCGACGCTGGCGCCGTGAGAATGGGGGACCTCGCGGGCGTGGTCGACGACCTCGTCCACGTGGTCGACGACCTCGTCCACGTGGTCGACGACCTCGTCCACGTGGTGGATCGATCTCGTCGGCGTGGTCGACGACCTCGTCCACGTGGTGGATCGATCTCGTCGGCGTGGTCGACGACCTCGTCCACGTGGTGGATCGATCTCGTCCACGTGGTCGACGAACTCGTCCACGTAGTGGATCGACCTCGTCCGCGTGGTCGACGATCTCGTCCACGTGGTCGACGACCTCGTCCACGTGGTGGATCGATCTCGTCGGCGTGGTCGACGACCTCGTCCACGTGGTGGATCGACCTCGTCCACGTGGTCGATGACCTCGTCCACGTGGTGGATCGACCTCGTCCTGGACGGTGACGCCGTTTCACCCCACCCCGAGCACCTTCGCCGCCATCGGGAGCAGCGGCGCGACCCCGGCCCAGGCTGCGGCGACCGAGAGGACGTCGTACGCGATCACCTCGCGGCGCGCCTGCTCGATCGCCTCGTCCGGCGCGCCCGGCGTGGTCTCGGGGGCATCGGGCGATTGCCCGTCGCGGTAGATGCCGAGGCGTGGTGCCGTCTTCGCTCCGCGGAGCCAATCGAGGTATTTGCCGGCGCGGTGGCGGCGGACCTGGAGCTCCAGGGCGAGCAGCATGCCCAGAAGACCCGCGATCATCCAGGCGCGCGGGGGGCTCACGTGTTCGTCGACCATGTTGCCTTTGAGGTGGGCGAGTTGGCCGTCAAAAAACGCGAAATGACGAGAGCCATCGTCGAGTGTGACGAAAGCACGCCCACGATACTCCCGGCGGACGGTCAAAGCGGCGCTCCGCTCGAAGAGAAACTGGCAGCTCCGTGGGCCGATGGAGACCTCGCACCGGCGCATGGAGACATTGCAGGACCGCTCGATCGCCATCCCATCCACGTGATCCCTGTAGACGTGTAGCGTCGCGGGCCATTTCCCCTCGCGATCGATCACCTCCGCGGGCTCGCCCGTCGCAGGCGGCAAGACGCCCACGACGGGGAGCGAGGAGAGATAGGTCTCCAGCGTTGGGAGGCGCCGGGCGCGGACGAAGGCAAGAAGGAGGACCACCGCGGCGAGCAGGAGCGAGGCGAGGCTCGCGGCGCGGAGCGCGCGCCCCCCCCACCCGCGACGCACGCGCAGCATCAGACTCGCAATGGCGACGCCGATCCCGCCCACGAGAGGGAAAACGAAGGGCGCGAGGGCCGCGAACCATCCATCCGGGTGGCGGAAGGGCCACGAAAAGTCCTCGAGGGCAAACGCGTCGATGCAATAGCTACAAGCACAACTGAGCGGATCGGCCGTGATACGCGCGTCCATGCCGAGCTTCGCGGCGAAATGGAGGAGAGGGGCCGCCACGAGCAGGCCGGAGGCGGCCACGATGTGCCGACCGGGATCGCGGCTCAGGAAGAGGAGGAGCACGAGCGCGGCGAGCGAGGCGGCGAAGACATGCGTCCAGACGGACAGAGAGGAGGCATAAGCCGCCGAAAGCGCGCCGCCGACCAGCGCGAGCTTCCACAAGAAAGAAGCCCCAGCGCCGGCGCTCGGCCGAGGTGGCGTGTCCTCGCGCGTCTCCTCCTCATCCATCGGCCCCTCCCCGCTCTCCTTCGACACGGCGTGCAGAATGCCCGGCCAAGCCGAGAGCCGCAAGAGGCCGCTCGCCCCCACTCCCACCTCCCCTCCCCCGTGCTACATCCGGCAGCGATGCCCCCCGCGCCCGAAGGTCCCGCCACCCTCGCCGAGGACGAGGTCCGCTCGCTCGCCCGCCTCGCCAACCTCGACCTCCCGGACGCCGAGATCCAGCGCCTCACCGGCGATCTCGGCCGCATCCTCGCGTACGTCCGGCAGCTCGAAGAGCTCGACGTCACGGGGATCGAGCCGACGCTTCATGTCGAAATCGAGAGAGCGCCGCTCCGCGCGGACGAGCCACACGAGAGCTTGCCGCACGAGATCGCGCTGCGGGAGGCGCCGCGCACGTCGATGGAGGGGTTCGCGGTGCCGGGCTTCGTGGAAGAGGATTGATCATGGACCCGACGGTGCTCGATCGTTCGATCCCGGAGCTCGCAGGCCTCGTCACACGCGGCGAGGTCTCGGCCGAGGAGGTCACCACGGCCTGCCTCGATCGCATCACGAAGCGCGACGGCGCGCTCGGGGCCTTCTTGACCGTGCAGGCCGACGAGGCGCTCGAGGCCGCCCGCGCGGTAGACCAGAAACGCGCCCGCGGTGAAGCGCTGGGGCCACTCGCCGGCGTGCCCATCGGCATCAAGGACGCCCTCTGCACGCGCGACGCGCCGACGACCGCGGGATCACGTATCCTGCTCCGGCCCGCATCGAAGGGCGAGGCGGCGGCCGATCCGCGGCGCGGCTTTCGCCCGCCGTACGACGCCACCGTGGTCGCGCGCCTGCGCGCGGCCGGCGCGGTGCTCGTCGGCAAGACGAACATGGACGAGTTCGCGATGGGCTCGTCGAACGAAAACAGCGCGTTTTTCCCGGCCCGAAACCCGTGGGATCCGACGCGCACCCCGGGCGGCTCCTCGGGCGGGAGCGCGGTCTGCGTGGCGGCCGGCCTGGCGCCGGGCGCGCTCGGGTCGGATACGGGCGGCAGCATTCGCCAGCCCGCGGCGCTCACGGGGACGGTGGGGATCAAGCCGACGTACGGGCGCGTCTCGCGGTATGGCCTCGTCGCCTTCGCGTCGAGCCTCGATCAGGTCGGGCCGTTCGCGGCGGACGTGCGCTCGGCGGCGCGGCTGCTCGGCGTCATCGCGGGCCACGATCCACACGACCAGACGAGCCTCGGCGCGCCCGTCGCGCACTACGAGGACGCCTGCGGGCGCGACGTCAAAGGGCTCCGGATCGGCGTGCCGGAGGAGTATTTCGCCAAGGGGATTGAACCAGCCGTCGAAAAGAGCGTGCGCGAGGCGCTCGCCGGGCTCGTCTCGCTCGGCTGCGAGCTCGTGCCGGTGCGTCTGCCGCATACCCGTTATGCCGTGGCCACGTATTACGTGCTCGCGACGGCCGAGGCCTCGTCGAACCTCTCGCGTTATGACGGCGTGCGCTTCGGCGCGCGCGCGGAGGGCGCGGAGGACCTCGCGGCGCTTTATGCAAGGACGCGTGGGCAGAACTTCGGCCGCGAGGTCGCGCGGCGCATCGTGCTCGGGACGTACGTGCTCTCGGCGGGGTATTACGACGCGTATTACCTGCGGGCGCAGCGGGTCCGCACGCTCATCCGGCGCGATTTCGAGGAGGTGTTCCGGCAGGTCGACGTCCTCGCGGCGCCGGTCTCGCCGACGGTCGCATTCCCGCTCGGCGAGCGGGTCGACGATCCGCTCGCGATGTACCTCGCCGACATTTACACGTTGCCCGCGAGCCTGGCCGGCGTGCCCGCGCTGAGCGTCCCGTGCGCGCCCACGCCCGCGGCGGACGGCGTCCCATCGCTTCCCGTGGGATTGCAGCTCGTGGGCCCGCCGCTCGAAGAGGCGCGCCTCTGCGCGCTCGCCGCCGCGTGGGAAGGAATCTCGCCGGCCCGCGGATCGCGGCCGAAGGTATCGGGAGCATGAACGATCCTCGTTTCGTCACCGCCGTGGCCGGTCCGGAGCATGCCGCGGGATTACGCGCGCTCTTCTCGGCGGCCTCGTCCACGTGTTTTTGCCGGTTCTGGCATTTCGACGGGACGAACAACGACTGGCTCGACCGCTGCGCGAATGCGCCCGAGGAGAACGCCGCCGCGTTTTTCGGCGGGCTCGATTCCGGGAAGGACGAGGCGAAGGGGATCGTGGCCCTCTCCGAGCAGACGCTCGTCGGCTGGCTGAAGGTCTCGCCCGCGGCCGTGATGCGCAAGGCCTACGAGCGGCGCTTCTACAAGCAACTGCCGGCATTTCAGGGGGATCGCGAGGGCGTGTTCCTGCTCGGCTGCGCGCTCGTGCATCCGGGCTTCCGCAAGCAAGGCGTGGCGAAGGCGCTCGTCGCGGGCGCCGTGGCGTACGCGAAGGACAGCTTCGGCGCGCGTGTGCTCGAGGCATTGCCGCGCCGGCCGAAGGAGCCGGTGAGCGACGAGGAGTTATGGACCGGGCCGATGGGCGCGTTCGAGGGGAACGGGTTCGTCGAGGTGGGCGGGCTGGAGCCGTATCCGGTGCTGCGGCGGGTGCTTTAGTGCGCGCGCGTCTCCTCCCCCTCCTGCCCGCCCTGCTCTTCGCGATCGGCTGCGACC
This DNA window, taken from Polyangium spumosum, encodes the following:
- a CDS encoding GNAT family N-acetyltransferase, with the protein product MNDPRFVTAVAGPEHAAGLRALFSAASSTCFCRFWHFDGTNNDWLDRCANAPEENAAAFFGGLDSGKDEAKGIVALSEQTLVGWLKVSPAAVMRKAYERRFYKQLPAFQGDREGVFLLGCALVHPGFRKQGVAKALVAGAVAYAKDSFGARVLEALPRRPKEPVSDEELWTGPMGAFEGNGFVEVGGLEPYPVLRRVL
- the cheB gene encoding chemotaxis-specific protein-glutamate methyltransferase CheB, which codes for MDEPIRVLVVDDSAFARKVLREVLNKQPGLRVVDIARDGLDALEKIAEHNPDVVVLDLVMPNLDGIGVLQALPKVGAPAVVAVSFSDAQSELGQKALECGAVDLVRKPTSLATDRLYELSNELVGRVVAAAEKRRSRAPVPKKSAAPAVRPSHRVSLVVVGASTGGPQALTRLFTSLPRDFPVPVVAALHIPPGYTDALARRIDESSALSVKEAADDQELEPGQVILARGGTHIRVERRAGRPYARREGGPVEALHRPSVDLLFRSAAEEFGAGVLGVVLTGMGNDGLAGARAIHEAGGRVLVEAESSCVVYGMPRSVRDAGLAAGEATIDEMGELLVRHVA
- the gatC gene encoding Asp-tRNA(Asn)/Glu-tRNA(Gln) amidotransferase subunit GatC — its product is MPPAPEGPATLAEDEVRSLARLANLDLPDAEIQRLTGDLGRILAYVRQLEELDVTGIEPTLHVEIERAPLRADEPHESLPHEIALREAPRTSMEGFAVPGFVEED
- a CDS encoding OB-fold protein; the encoded protein is MSARRFSYLALLVLGAASCSRSNKTSEEGAAAASASASAAAPPPAPSVRTSPPEVEVSHVELLDAYEANAAQAGARFQGKHVLVRGKLGEVVKGAGGTVVTMPKETKPDAPSVRCLVREGEVAELAALKADDPLDVVGKVVKFEKHVELEGCVVNTQIKACRVVAKALGRGTCEQDREALGARLVLGAEQASLVCGSPAGFEAWRAKTASLPPEERAGRMISVDTTSCHLTHESLSPRLAVEFSSALARVRWENGVPTLAP
- a CDS encoding zinc metalloprotease, whose product is MKRVHHLVALGGLFFGAASLGGGCAVEAPDDTRADVDDDLVNDAIPADELAAHPGRACGVKNLPADELVRVEGEFERIKVVRPPYAFTGPVTIPVYFHVIRKGTGISNGDIPQSQIDAQMTVLNNAFASAGFKFELAAVDRTTNSSWYTMAPDSSAEASAKSTLRKGGSNALNIYTASPGGGLLGWATFPSWYSSTPSEDGVVLLYSSVPGGTASPYNQGDTGTHEVGHWLGLYHTFQGGCAAPGDSVSDTPAEASAASGCPTGRDTCSGGGADPITNFMDYSDDACMNTFSPGQITRMQNQWDTYRATSAPPPPPPPPPPPPPPPGDCAHDKCVTGTALDASACGSVVAAVCAADPYCCSTAWDSQCVSEVSSIGGSNECVASTCAHSPCVTGTKLTKGCDPEGVVTAVCNADPYCCNTSWDSVCVSEVTSIAGKTCP
- the gatA gene encoding Asp-tRNA(Asn)/Glu-tRNA(Gln) amidotransferase subunit GatA gives rise to the protein MDPTVLDRSIPELAGLVTRGEVSAEEVTTACLDRITKRDGALGAFLTVQADEALEAARAVDQKRARGEALGPLAGVPIGIKDALCTRDAPTTAGSRILLRPASKGEAAADPRRGFRPPYDATVVARLRAAGAVLVGKTNMDEFAMGSSNENSAFFPARNPWDPTRTPGGSSGGSAVCVAAGLAPGALGSDTGGSIRQPAALTGTVGIKPTYGRVSRYGLVAFASSLDQVGPFAADVRSAARLLGVIAGHDPHDQTSLGAPVAHYEDACGRDVKGLRIGVPEEYFAKGIEPAVEKSVREALAGLVSLGCELVPVRLPHTRYAVATYYVLATAEASSNLSRYDGVRFGARAEGAEDLAALYARTRGQNFGREVARRIVLGTYVLSAGYYDAYYLRAQRVRTLIRRDFEEVFRQVDVLAAPVSPTVAFPLGERVDDPLAMYLADIYTLPASLAGVPALSVPCAPTPAADGVPSLPVGLQLVGPPLEEARLCALAAAWEGISPARGSRPKVSGA